In Daphnia magna isolate NIES linkage group LG5, ASM2063170v1.1, whole genome shotgun sequence, a single genomic region encodes these proteins:
- the LOC123472642 gene encoding uncharacterized protein LOC123472642 produces the protein MHISNSAACVELTTNKGPLRLSSVYLRPSIVDFSATTLTILEALSAPFSIIGADANARSRMWDSPFNDKRGSDLESLLTCSNLRVVNQPHSELDFVPAGTSFVDLTLAGDKVCIHSWLFLDTPSLSDHPYIFFEINHGDFAKTKRKHLRPSVPKLPFIHRELFSLELTKALHS, from the exons ATGCACATTTCTAACTCTGCTGCATGTGTTGAGTTGACAACGAACAAAGGCCCATTACGCCTATCCTCCGTCTACCTCCGTCCCTCTATTGTGGATTTTTCGGCCACAACCCTGACCATCCTTGAGGCACTCTCTGCTCCCTTTTCGATAATCGGTGCTGATGCCAATGCAAGATCTCGGATGTGGGACAGCCCTTTCAATGATAAGCGTGGGTCTGATCTGGAGTCTCTGCTGACCTGCTCTAACCTAAGAGTTGTCAATCAACCTCACTCTGAGCTTGATTTTGTTCCTGCCGGGACATCATTTGTCGATCTTACCCTCGCAGGTGATAAAGTCTGTATTCACAGCTGGCTCTTCCTGGACACTCCTTCTCTCTCAGACCACCCTTATATCTTTTTTGAGATCAACCATGGAGATTTTGCTAAAACTAAAAGGAAGCATTTACGTCCGTCAGTTCCTAAATTACCTTTCATCCACCGCGAGCTATTTTCTCTCGAACTAACGAAAGCACTAC ATAGTTAA
- the LOC123472641 gene encoding LOW QUALITY PROTEIN: uncharacterized protein LOC123472641 (The sequence of the model RefSeq protein was modified relative to this genomic sequence to represent the inferred CDS: inserted 1 base in 1 codon), with amino-acid sequence MAVSSCLRQSFGYDRKRLRFLYSSTVEPIFTYGCSVWASVLRTKAGSKKIRSFQRLICRMITRSFKTAPTESLIILSNMLPLDLRILEIATSRLLSQPAGEFVKSSSKLILKRLPHELMHKKSERVSTFLSTQHPPWRICLYSSSLSYASVDLFPCALNTLRCYIRVFLNSGAAGLCVVFTNSAAVIRILNLSLPPXISFRSGLSVALAEAIETIKELRPKYTSSEIILVERLVMLSPAATLSQTEVSNLDLLAKLGNSCHVFTAANPNSPGLALASFWAKYPAPFTTRYAPVSPKAIQKELSKYVWNMWNKEWVSLSTNLSVKAFFPDVYSANRLLKVKTSAISTQLLTGHCPLNAHQHRFGFTSSASYRCGATIESITHFLFYCPNYSSLREELYEKLLAVNLPWPPPLHIFPKSNLSWNALVKYVLSTKRFSLK; translated from the exons ATGGCTGTAAGCAGTTGCCTCCGGCAATCTTTTGGTTACGATAGGAAACGCTTACGATTTCTCTACTCCTCCACTGTTGAGCCCATCTTCACATACGGTTGCTCTGTCTGGGCTTCTGTTTTACGCACAAAGGCCGGTTCAAAGAAGATCCGTTCGTTTCAGCGGTTGATCTGCCGGATGATTACGCGCTCGTTCAAAACGGCCCCTACCGAATCGCTCATTATCTTATCCAATATGCTTCCACTTGATCTCCGCATACTGGAAATAGCCACTTCTCGTCTGCTCTCTCAACCGGCTGGTGAGTTTGTCAAATCATCTAGCAAACTAATCCTTAAGCGTCTACCCCATGAACTTATGCACAAAAAGAGTGAACGAGTCAGTACATTTCTTTCTACTCAACACCCACCGTGGAGAATTTGTCTCTACTCCTCTAGCCTCTCTTACGCGTCTGTCGATCTTTTTCCATGCGCGCTAAACACCCTCCGCTGCTATATTCGTGTGTTTCTGAACTCTGGCGCTGCTGGACTTTGCGTAGTCTTCACAAACTCCGCGGCTGTAATCAGGATACTTAATCTGTCGCTACCCC CAATCTCTTTCCGCAGTGGACTGAGCGTCGCTCTTGCTGAGGCCATTGAGACTATAAAGGAGCTGAGGCCTAAGTATACCAGCAGTGAAATTATCTTAGTTGAGAGGCTCGTAATGCTCAGTCCGGCCGCTACACTTTCTCAGACGGAGGTGAGCAACCTTGATCTTCTGGCAAAACTCGGCAACTCTTGTCATGTCTTCACTGCTGCCAATCCAAACTCACCTGGTCTCGCCCTAGCTAGCTTCTGGGCCAAATATCCCGCTCCGTTTACAACTCGATACGCCCCGGTCTCCCCGAAGGCTATTCAGAAAGAGCTCTCGAAATATGTATGGAATATGTGGAATAAGGAGTGGGTGTCATTGTCAACCAACTTGAGCGTAAAAGCCTTCTTCCCTGATGTGTACTCCGCCAACAGGCTCCTCAAAGTAAAAACTAGTGCAATCTCTACCCAGCTACTCACAGGCCACTGCCCCCTAAATGCTCATCAACATCGGTTTGGCTTTACTTCATCCGCCTCCTATCGATGCGGTGCTACTATTGAGTCCATTACTCACTTTCTTTTCTACTGCCCAAACTACTCTAGTCTCAGAGAGGAGCTGTATGAGAagctccttgccgtcaacctTCCCTGGCCCCCTCCTCTCCATATCTTTCCAAAATCAAATCTGTCCTGGAATGCACTGGTCAAATATGTGCTTAGCACTAAGCGTTTCTCTCTTAAATAG
- the LOC116930028 gene encoding lipase 3, with the protein MVVMSRISVLVPVIFVLCLCFVSQPTNCSVLNETSYLGKGTSIFHHKLHEVANVISKVHQHLSGGRVFSKEKQLKLDDKFINLTALPYDYEGTMNSVQIIVNRGYPVASYSVTTEDGYILEVHRIPGKKGQTSDLGTGKPVFLQHGLLCSSADWLISPSDRSLAFILADRGYDVWLGNARGNIYSRKHKTLNQNKDAYWNFSWDEMGKFDIPAVLDFILSKTKRDKLIYIGHSMGCSMLFVAISTFPQLASKIEMMFAFAPATSLARATSPVIRTAGPFIKHLEFILKLLRTRAFLSQESSLVYTQRQFCSKNVAWASLCRNLLFLIVGDDTHNLDVEMLPVINGNAPAGTSVRTIAQFVMNHNSGATFIPYNFGLLGNYLRYGKFRPPPYDLSKVTIPVYLFYGQNDRLVVPEDVRWLADRLPNVKESIMVDDKSYNHASFLWGKNNNRLVYDRVISLLPSPA; encoded by the exons ATGGTTGTCATGTCAAGAATTTCAGTGCTGGTGCCTGTGATCTTCGTGCTGTGTTTGTGTTTCGTGAGCCAACCGACTAATTGTTCCGTGTTAAATGAGACCAGTTACTTAGGAAAAGGCACAAGCATCTTTCATCATAAGTTACATGAAGTTGCCAATGTGATTTCCAAAGTGCATCAACATTTATCTGGTGGGCGCGTTTTCAGCAAAGAAAAGCAGCTGAAACTCGACGACAAGTTTATCAATCTAACAGCGTTGCCTTACGATTACGAAGGCACTATGAACTCG GTTCAAATAATCGTGAATCGTGGTTATCCAGTAGCTTCTTATTCTGTTACCACTGAAGACGGATATATCCTGGAAGTGCATCGAATTCCCGGTAAGAAAGGCCAGACGTCGGACTTGGGGACCGGCAAACCCGTATTTCTACAACACGGGCTTCTTTGTTCTTCAGCAGATTGGTTGATTAGTCCTTCCGATCGATCTTTAG CCTTCATCCTAGCGGACCGCGGTTACG ACGTGTGGCTCGGCAATGCAAGAGGAAACATTTACTCGCGCAAGCACAAAACCCTGAATCAAAATAAGGACGCCTACTGGAATTTTTC TTGGGACGAAATGGGGAAATTTGATATTCCGGCCGTACTGGACTTCATTCTCTCCAAGACGAAACGCGATAAATTGATTTATATCG GACATTCCATGGGATGCAGCATGCTTTTTGTAGCGATCTCTACGTTTCCGCAACTTGCTTCGAAAATCGAAATGATGTTTGCATTTGCTCCAGCGACCTCATTGGCACGAGCAACCAGTCCTGTTATTCGAACAGCAGGTCCATTTATCAAACACCTCGAG TTTATCCTGAAACTTCTTCGAACCCGTGCCTTCCTTTCTCAAGAATCATCGCTTGTATACACTCAAAGacaattttgttcaaaaaatgTCGCATGGGCTAGTCTGTGCAGAAACCTTCTGTTTCTTATCGTTGGGGACGACACACATAACTTGGATGTG GAGATGCTGCCGGTCATTAACGGGAACGCCCCGGCAGGCACTTCGGTCCGTACGATAGCCCAATTCGTGATGAACCACAATTCAG GGGCCACCTTCATCCCTTATAATTTTGGGCTGTTGGGCAATTATCTTCGCTACGGAAAGTTTAGACCGCCACCTTACGATCTTAGCAAAGTTACCATTCCAGTCTATTTGTTTTACGGGCAAAATGATCGCCTCGTTGTGCCTGAG GACGTGAGATGGTTAGCCGATAGATTACCCAATGTCAAAGAGTCTATCATGGTTGATGATAAATCATATAACCATGCGAGCTTCTTGTGGGGAAAGAACAACAATCGACTCGTTTACGACCGAGTGATATCGCTCCTACCGTCACCGGCCTAG
- the LOC116930027 gene encoding lipase 3 codes for MNFRIVLFVCVTMILAKAHLSQAVMPFDAIRTNEQRRGQLDRKLSYPWFSERRLSRTTNSLFDKVTPHLEMGQKRDKTPVPEDPEARMTSIEIITGRGYPAETYSVVTEDGYILELHRIPRGKGHAADSRAHGKPILLQHGFLGSSADWLISPTDRNLAFQLADLGYDIWISNARGNTYSRKHQRLDPSEEAFWNFSWDEMGRYDIPAVIHFILARNGRPEMKLSYIGYSMGASMFFVAMIAHPELNSKIEVMIALGPASSLANIQSPVIRAIAPFVKHIEFLFRIARVRNFMFNDMPFNRVRAMFCRKNYLRAAMCRNVLFLLVGHDNGHFDLNLLPVIDGHLPAGTSVRTLSHFVMNHLSDKLFEGENFSPYDYGLLGNIRRYGTPRRPPYDLSKVTVPVYLFYGASDYLSTSKDVTWLSQRLPNVKELIKVDDTHYNHFDFLWAKDNNRLIYNKMFSILPPPT; via the exons ATGAACTTTcgcattgttttgtttgtgtgtgtgacaaTGATTTTAGCGAAAGCGCACCTGTCGCAAGCCGTCATGCCTTTTGACGCCATTCGAACAAACGAGCAGCGTCGTGGACAATTAGATCGCAAGCTGAGCTATCCCTGGTTTAGTGAACGGAGGTTATCACGGACAACTAACTCTCTGTTTGATAAAGTGACGCCGCATTTGGAAATGGGCCAAAAAAGGGATAAAACTCCCGTTCCGGAGGATCCCGAAGCTAGGATGACTTCG ATTGAAATTATAACTGGTCGCGGTTATCCAGCTGAAACCTATTCAGTGGTTACCGAGGACGGCTATATCCTAGAACTTCATCGAATCCCTCGTGGTAAAGGCCACGCCGCAGACTCACGTGCTCACGGCAAACCTATCCTTCTCCAGCACGGATTTCTCGGCAGTTCAGCTGACTGGCTAATCAGCCCTACCGATCGCAACCTAG CATTTCAACTGGCGGATTTGGGATATGATATCTGGATTTCGAACGCCCGCGGAAATACTTATTCACGCAAGCATCAGCGCCTCGACCCATCCGAAGAGGCTTTTTggaatttctc GTGGGATGAAATGGGAAGATACGACATACCTGCCGTCATTCATTTCATTCTGGCCCGCAACGGAAGACCTGAAATGAAGTTGAGTTACATAGGCTACTCTATGGGAGCTTCCATGTTTTTCGTCGCCATGATTGCTCATCCGGAGTTAAATTCCAAAATCGAAGTGATGATAGCCTTGGGACCGGCTTCTTCATTGGCAAACATTCAAAGTCCCGTCATCCGAGCCATAGCCCCCTTCGTCAAACATATTGAG TTTCTTTTCAGAATTGCAAGGGTCCGGAATTTCATGTTCAACGACATGCCATTCAACAGAGTAAGGGCAATGTTTTGCCGGAAAAATTATTTGCGCGCTGCGATGTGCCGCAACGTTTTGTTCCTGCTCGTCGGGCATGACAATGGCCATTTTGAtcta AATCTTTTGCCGGTGATCGACGGCCATCTACCAGCAGGCACATCAGTCCGCACCTTAAGTCACTTTGTTATGAACCACCTTTCGG ACAAATTATTCGAAGGGGAAAACTTCAGTCCTTACGATTACGGGCTATTGGGAAACATTCGGCGTTATGGGACGCCAAGGCGACCACCTTATGATCTAAGCAAAGTCACGGTGCCCGTCTATCTTTTTTACGGAGCCAGTGATTATCTGTCGACAAGTAAG GATGTTACTTGGCTTTCACAGAGATTGCCAAACGTGAAAGAGTTGATTAAGGTTGACGACACGCACTATAATCATTTTGATTTCCTGTGGGCCAAGGATAACAATCGGCTTATCTACAACAAAATGTTTAGCATTTTGCCTCCACCGACGTAG